The sequence GAGCGCGATCGCCCGCCTCTGGATCAGGGACATTGCAGCAAGCGGGCATCGGGATACTGGGCCGTCAACTCGTTTTGCCGCCCAGGACTCAACTGACCGTAGGTATTGAGATTGCGAAAGGCTTCGGGCGACAGCGGTTCACTCACCTCTTCACCCAGGTCACTGAAGAGAATGACGGACTCTAGATTGATTTGCCCGCGCTGATCTTGCTGATAAAGGTCTTGATAGGTGTCGGCCACCACGGCCCAGTCCGAGGGTTCACAATAGCTGCGATCGACCAGCAAGACGACATCGGGCGCAGCCAAGACGACTCGAATGGCGATCGCGGCGATCGCAAACGCCGCCCAGCCCAATCCCACAATTTTGATTAGCGCCTGATTGAGTTGATTCGATCGCATCTGTTCTGTCCCGTTGACCTAGTCTTATTCTACGCAGTGACTTCGGCCTCGAGATGCAATTCACGGAGGAGCAAAAATAGCGGTAAGCCCAAGGAAACACCGACGGTTAGCGTACCGACTAGCGGTAACCACAACATCTGCATGGTCAAACGTTGCCCCTCGTAAACAATCAAGCTGATGAGGGCGATCTCGCAGACCCTAAGGAATGGGAATTTGATTAAGTGTGAACAGCCGTCTCGGCTGTTCAAGTGCAGGCAAGATGCCTGGCCCGACAAAACTTGGATTTTATAAAATCCTAATTCCTAAGACATCTAGCCAGGCAAACGTACTAATTGAATTAGCCGCAGCTTCAGCGATGAGCTGGAATAAATCTCAACCGTAAGTGGACACCCAGGGTACAAACTGACTCAACGGTAAAACCGTACCTACTACGCATAGGAGTCCATAAAAATATTTCATCATCACGAATG is a genomic window of Leptolyngbya iicbica LK containing:
- a CDS encoding DUF2834 domain-containing protein, translated to MSGQASCLHLNSRDGCSHLIKFPFLRVCEIALISLIVYEGQRLTMQMLWLPLVGTLTVGVSLGLPLFLLLRELHLEAEVTA